The Candidatus Nanosynbacter lyticus genome window below encodes:
- a CDS encoding methyltransferase domain-containing protein, producing MTIKQRESITIQPDRYGWVEVSERGAELKMDQWRIHPVPTCDRYQTSSHERITAELEALADMGFNGETDLTAAIKRQRIAIDYTNLATCELIARVPGVENWLELIPTASALALLYDPNTKQLANGKPVSPVVRDWACNILDAHGIRSRGEIVQDILARHVIDQVSLGAAEQQWVSLACGAAQPVCHALRHIKESGNPTPRVTLVDLDRSALKAAQTYAQTMEVRQFTNVRCMNILRPQGVVSPAVDAQTNVAARALRRRVGLESAAYDAVDAVGILEYVPEVISDESPTALQVNAATFLAHAAQLVKPGGLLLVGNMRDTHPQLGFTLNVVQWPHIQPRSIETMQRIAGAAGLGDWRVDVYCPDDGVYALYAMRRPKVGGTLEI from the coding sequence GTGACAATAAAGCAGCGTGAAAGCATAACTATTCAGCCAGATCGTTATGGCTGGGTCGAGGTGTCAGAACGCGGGGCGGAACTTAAGATGGATCAGTGGCGGATTCATCCAGTGCCAACGTGTGACCGATACCAGACGTCATCACACGAGAGGATAACAGCGGAGCTGGAAGCATTGGCTGATATGGGCTTTAATGGTGAGACTGATTTAACGGCGGCAATTAAACGCCAGCGAATAGCGATTGATTATACAAATTTAGCGACATGTGAATTGATCGCTCGGGTTCCTGGCGTTGAGAATTGGCTGGAACTGATACCGACGGCGTCAGCACTGGCCTTGTTGTATGATCCGAACACCAAGCAATTAGCGAATGGCAAGCCGGTCTCGCCAGTGGTGCGCGACTGGGCCTGTAATATTTTGGATGCGCACGGTATTCGCAGTCGCGGTGAAATTGTTCAGGATATTCTTGCCAGGCACGTTATTGATCAAGTGTCTCTGGGCGCCGCAGAGCAGCAATGGGTTAGCTTAGCTTGCGGCGCTGCTCAGCCAGTTTGTCATGCGCTCCGGCACATCAAAGAGAGCGGCAACCCTACGCCGCGCGTCACACTGGTTGATCTTGACCGGTCGGCGCTCAAGGCCGCGCAAACGTATGCCCAGACAATGGAAGTCAGGCAGTTTACCAACGTTCGCTGTATGAATATTCTGCGCCCTCAGGGTGTAGTCTCGCCTGCGGTAGATGCACAAACCAACGTGGCAGCTCGAGCACTGCGGCGACGGGTTGGCCTTGAGAGTGCCGCATATGATGCAGTCGATGCCGTTGGAATTTTGGAATATGTGCCCGAGGTGATTTCAGATGAAAGTCCGACGGCGCTGCAGGTTAATGCCGCAACTTTTCTAGCTCATGCTGCTCAACTGGTGAAACCTGGCGGGCTGCTGCTAGTCGGCAATATGCGTGATACGCATCCGCAGCTGGGCTTTACGCTCAATGTCGTGCAGTGGCCGCATATCCAGCCTCGGTCAATCGAAACAATGCAGCGGATCGCGGGGGCAGCGGGTCTGGGTGATTGGCGGGTCGATGTATATTGTCCTGATGATGGTGTCTATGCACTGTATGCTATGCGTAGACCAAAGGTTGGTGGTACACTAGAAATATGA
- the obgE gene encoding GTPase ObgE, whose protein sequence is MFVDTAKVLVRAGKGGNGAVSFRHEKYVDKGGPDGGDGGRGGDVVFLATKDLNTLLNFRHRPELKAENGGDGSKRNKRGKSGSPLVIKVPMGTLVKRDGKVVADLTADQQQAVVARGGDGGFGNAHFTSSTRQAPKMAELGEAGEEFEAELELKLLADVGLVGFPNAGKSTFLSVVSNARPEIANYEFTTLTPNLGVADVDDGSVLIADIPGLIEGASEGKGLGDQFLRHVERTAVLLHMIDAYSDDPAEKYQTIRRELEKYSEELATRPEIIALTKCEGLDDEIIAMQSTALQNVANGSPVLAISSQTHAGVTELLRLLRREVTKYRAREAELTEEEGDDLPVITLDAQAASDAWTVEQVVGAEPENVDHEEMISFIIRGAKIEKFARRTNFDQFESVNRLRDIMRKMGITHELIRQGAVGETVVQIGESMPFTLVEQ, encoded by the coding sequence ATGTTTGTAGATACAGCGAAAGTATTAGTGCGAGCTGGCAAGGGTGGTAACGGCGCAGTCAGTTTTCGGCATGAGAAGTATGTTGACAAAGGCGGTCCTGATGGCGGTGATGGTGGACGTGGTGGTGATGTGGTGTTTTTGGCGACCAAAGACCTTAATACACTGCTGAATTTTCGCCACAGGCCAGAACTAAAAGCAGAGAATGGCGGTGACGGCAGTAAGCGTAATAAGCGTGGCAAAAGTGGCTCGCCGCTGGTTATCAAAGTACCAATGGGTACATTGGTCAAGCGCGACGGCAAGGTAGTTGCAGATTTGACGGCAGACCAGCAACAAGCAGTTGTTGCCCGGGGCGGTGATGGCGGCTTTGGTAACGCGCACTTTACGTCCAGTACGCGCCAAGCACCAAAGATGGCTGAGCTTGGCGAGGCGGGTGAAGAATTTGAGGCTGAGCTGGAATTGAAATTATTGGCCGACGTTGGCTTGGTTGGTTTCCCTAATGCTGGTAAATCGACATTCTTGAGCGTGGTTTCTAATGCTCGGCCGGAAATTGCCAATTATGAATTTACGACCTTGACGCCAAATTTGGGCGTAGCGGATGTTGATGATGGTTCAGTGTTGATTGCTGACATCCCGGGGTTGATTGAAGGCGCTTCGGAAGGTAAGGGTTTGGGCGATCAGTTCCTGCGCCACGTTGAGCGGACAGCCGTGTTGCTTCACATGATTGATGCGTATAGTGACGACCCGGCGGAAAAATACCAGACTATTCGCCGTGAGCTGGAAAAATATTCTGAAGAATTGGCAACGCGTCCAGAGATTATTGCCCTGACGAAGTGTGAAGGGCTGGACGATGAGATTATTGCCATGCAATCAACGGCACTACAAAATGTAGCCAATGGTTCGCCAGTGCTGGCGATTTCGTCGCAGACACATGCTGGCGTGACGGAGCTGCTACGCCTACTGCGTCGGGAAGTTACGAAATATCGAGCACGGGAAGCTGAGTTGACTGAAGAAGAAGGTGATGATCTGCCGGTAATTACCCTGGATGCGCAAGCAGCATCTGATGCTTGGACGGTAGAGCAGGTGGTTGGTGCGGAGCCTGAAAATGTAGACCATGAAGAGATGATTAGTTTCATCATCCGCGGCGCTAAAATTGAAAAGTTTGCTCGCCGCACTAACTTTGATCAATTTGAATCGGTCAATCGCCTGCGTGACATCATGCGAAAAATGGGCATCACTCACGAGTTAATTCGTCAGGGTGCAGTCGGCGAGACTGTGGTACAGATTGGCGAATCGATGCCGTTTACGCTGGTTGAGCAATAG
- a CDS encoding bifunctional 5,10-methylenetetrahydrofolate dehydrogenase/5,10-methenyltetrahydrofolate cyclohydrolase, which yields MKSLNGAELASFIKQRQAKQVRMLRQAHHIQPRLAIVTDSDNPVIATYMRLKQRYGADILIEVEICRVATRQLAETITALNQRDDVQGIIVQLPLAEPEQTDQIVRLVAPEKDVDGLNSERTLFDPATPMAINWLLAGYSVELAGKRLAIVGRGRLVGAPLERMWRASGLDVTVFSRGDDLSRLHEYDVIVTATGVAGLIQPNMIRPGAVVVDAGTASEDGKIVGDVAPANRTRTDIHLTPEKGGVGPLTVSALFDNVITACLRRVNIR from the coding sequence ATGAAATCTCTCAATGGTGCAGAACTCGCGTCGTTTATTAAGCAACGTCAGGCCAAGCAAGTGCGCATGCTCCGTCAAGCGCACCACATTCAGCCGCGCCTCGCCATCGTCACCGATTCGGACAATCCAGTCATCGCCACCTACATGCGCCTCAAGCAGCGCTACGGTGCGGATATTTTGATTGAGGTAGAAATTTGTCGGGTGGCGACTCGTCAGCTGGCGGAGACAATCACGGCGCTAAACCAACGCGATGATGTCCAGGGAATTATCGTCCAGCTGCCGCTCGCCGAGCCAGAGCAGACCGATCAAATTGTGCGGCTGGTGGCACCGGAAAAAGACGTCGATGGCCTTAATTCTGAGCGAACGCTGTTTGACCCGGCGACACCGATGGCCATCAATTGGCTGTTAGCGGGCTATAGTGTGGAGCTGGCTGGTAAAAGGTTGGCTATTGTCGGGCGTGGGCGGCTAGTTGGCGCGCCGCTGGAGCGGATGTGGCGAGCATCGGGACTGGACGTAACGGTATTTAGTCGGGGTGATGATTTATCGCGACTACACGAATATGACGTCATCGTCACGGCAACCGGCGTGGCAGGGCTGATTCAGCCAAATATGATCCGGCCTGGTGCGGTGGTGGTTGACGCAGGAACCGCCTCGGAGGATGGCAAGATTGTTGGTGACGTGGCACCGGCGAATCGGACGCGCACCGACATTCACTTGACGCCAGAAAAAGGCGGCGTCGGCCCGCTGACGGTGAGCGCGTTGTTTGATAATGTAATTACGGCGTGTCTGCGCCGGGTCAATATCCGGTAG
- a CDS encoding LPXTG cell wall anchor domain-containing protein, with product MRNLSSLFRSLSLRHYAVLAMVAVATVVPTTLWALDSNHSTNTNTQTPTNTKPTPVYRCNALSIDQFSATNFKFSVKYAARDGATYKTTIYKVYDAKGKEVYQTGNEFKGFTPGTYTVKAFIVVDVNGKEEMVTSDACAKQATVPGETPDPKPKPTPIPKPVDPKPEPIPDKPPKITLGFAVRTTVDGAQHKKVTVNKTFTYRVTVTNTGTATIHDTYVTNTAPQGVAYLKASAGTIQNNTWQTLISELKPNESKTFTVDAIVKQYVAGTLTSTTCIKSDQISLEGHNNCSGATIEVAKPQTPAPQPKPQPTPQPRPAPTDPKQPTPTQPATPTRPTTPVPEPKTPDQSKQPSANNNQQSPSASGGTQTTNPPAAPTTVGELPRTGNATDTLVGGLGLGALLTAGVAYLISRRHV from the coding sequence ATGCGAAATTTGTCATCACTATTCCGCTCATTGTCACTGCGCCACTATGCAGTTCTAGCGATGGTTGCGGTAGCGACAGTAGTGCCAACCACATTATGGGCACTAGATTCCAATCATTCGACTAATACCAATACGCAAACACCGACGAATACGAAACCTACGCCAGTTTATCGTTGTAATGCGCTCAGTATTGATCAGTTTTCAGCTACTAATTTCAAGTTTTCAGTCAAGTACGCTGCCCGTGATGGTGCGACATATAAAACGACGATCTACAAGGTCTACGATGCTAAGGGTAAAGAGGTGTATCAAACTGGTAACGAATTCAAGGGCTTCACACCGGGCACATACACGGTCAAAGCCTTTATTGTCGTTGATGTGAATGGTAAAGAAGAAATGGTGACCAGCGATGCCTGCGCTAAGCAGGCCACAGTCCCTGGCGAAACACCGGATCCAAAACCAAAGCCAACGCCAATTCCGAAACCAGTTGATCCGAAACCTGAACCAATCCCAGATAAACCACCAAAAATTACACTGGGGTTTGCCGTCAGAACTACTGTTGATGGCGCGCAGCACAAAAAAGTCACCGTCAACAAGACCTTTACCTACCGAGTAACCGTTACCAACACAGGGACCGCCACTATACATGACACGTATGTTACCAATACCGCACCACAAGGGGTAGCCTACCTAAAGGCATCCGCTGGTACAATTCAAAATAATACCTGGCAGACACTGATTAGTGAACTCAAGCCAAATGAATCGAAAACATTTACTGTCGACGCTATTGTCAAGCAATATGTCGCGGGCACACTGACTAGTACAACCTGCATCAAGAGTGATCAAATTTCGCTCGAGGGCCATAACAACTGTAGTGGTGCTACTATAGAGGTGGCCAAGCCGCAGACCCCAGCTCCACAGCCAAAACCACAGCCAACGCCACAACCAAGACCAGCACCGACCGATCCGAAACAGCCGACACCGACCCAACCGGCAACTCCGACTCGGCCAACTACACCGGTGCCTGAACCAAAAACGCCAGACCAATCGAAGCAGCCATCAGCCAACAACAATCAGCAGTCACCTTCAGCCTCGGGCGGCACACAAACCACTAACCCACCTGCCGCACCGACGACCGTTGGCGAACTACCGCGGACCGGTAACGCCACTGACACGCTCGTTGGTGGACTGGGTCTTGGCGCCCTGCTCACTGCTGGAGTCGCCTACCTCATCAGTCGACGTCATGTGTAA
- a CDS encoding CHAP domain-containing protein: MTHETNKVSVDQLAAANAVADLAETVNLPTAGDLREATATLSIKKELAQGDTEVISKPQIIQPEKSAQRGIKTYVTKQGDTIDSIAKKFNVTAQTVRWANNTTSDAVEAGKTLIIPMVDGVVYTVKDGDTVEKLAEKYKANPERVALYNDLANGAALAKDTRIVLPGGVLPENEQPGYVASRSGRRGYAGRTTGGAVSGISYGYARASVGNRYALGNCTWYVYERRAALGRPIGSFWGNATSWAASARAAGFVVNHTPAPGAIFQTTWGGGGLGHVGMVERVEGGTIYVSDMNYAGYNVVTHRTIPMSEVGRYNFIH; the protein is encoded by the coding sequence GTGACACATGAGACAAATAAGGTTTCAGTAGATCAACTGGCGGCTGCTAATGCGGTAGCCGATCTGGCTGAGACGGTCAATCTGCCAACTGCCGGTGATTTACGTGAAGCGACGGCAACGCTGTCAATCAAAAAAGAGTTGGCTCAGGGTGATACGGAGGTTATTTCTAAGCCACAGATTATCCAGCCTGAGAAATCAGCTCAGCGCGGCATCAAGACTTATGTCACTAAGCAGGGCGATACAATTGACTCGATTGCTAAGAAGTTTAATGTGACGGCCCAGACGGTGCGCTGGGCGAACAATACGACATCTGATGCGGTTGAAGCTGGCAAAACATTGATTATCCCGATGGTTGACGGCGTGGTCTACACTGTTAAGGACGGCGACACCGTCGAAAAATTGGCAGAAAAGTATAAAGCAAATCCTGAACGAGTGGCATTGTATAACGACTTGGCAAATGGGGCGGCACTAGCCAAAGATACACGAATTGTTCTGCCGGGTGGCGTATTGCCAGAAAATGAGCAGCCAGGTTACGTGGCGTCCCGCTCTGGCCGTCGGGGCTATGCAGGGCGGACAACGGGCGGCGCAGTCAGTGGTATCAGCTATGGTTACGCTCGAGCATCAGTTGGCAACCGATACGCTCTTGGCAACTGTACATGGTACGTGTACGAGCGGCGGGCAGCACTTGGTCGACCAATTGGTAGCTTCTGGGGCAACGCGACGTCGTGGGCAGCAAGTGCTCGGGCAGCCGGTTTTGTCGTTAATCATACGCCGGCACCAGGGGCAATCTTCCAGACAACATGGGGCGGTGGTGGTCTTGGTCACGTCGGTATGGTCGAGCGGGTTGAAGGTGGCACGATCTACGTTAGCGATATGAATTACGCTGGGTATAACGTCGTGACGCATCGAACGATCCCGATGTCTGAGGTTGGTCGATATAACTTTATTCACTAG
- a CDS encoding response regulator transcription factor, whose amino-acid sequence MVKIAIIEDDATISQMYRMKFEADGFDVRLASNGTIGVALVESFRPDVILLDIQMPEMDGAEALRRIRSHAWGKTIPVIVLTNLGEEEAPREMRSLGIQGYIVKANLTPRQVVAQVKSVITKP is encoded by the coding sequence ATGGTTAAAATTGCTATCATCGAAGATGACGCGACAATCAGTCAGATGTACCGAATGAAGTTCGAGGCGGACGGGTTTGACGTGCGGCTAGCGAGTAATGGTACGATTGGCGTGGCGCTTGTCGAATCGTTTCGTCCAGATGTCATTTTGCTTGATATCCAGATGCCAGAGATGGATGGGGCCGAAGCCTTGCGGCGTATTCGCTCACACGCGTGGGGCAAGACCATACCGGTTATCGTGCTGACCAACCTCGGCGAAGAAGAAGCTCCGCGCGAGATGCGTTCACTCGGTATCCAAGGCTACATCGTCAAGGCCAATCTCACCCCGCGCCAAGTTGTCGCCCAGGTCAAATCAGTCATTACAAAGCCGTGA
- the sbcB gene encoding exodeoxyribonuclease I yields the protein MAQTFFFYDLETSGLNPRQDRIMQFAGQRTDMNLEPIGEPYNLLVTLNDDTLPSPDALMVTGITPQKTVEEGYTEAQFARMLSEEIFTPDTIAVGFNNIRFDDEFIRHLLWRNFHDPYEWSWKDGRSRWDLLDVVRLTRALRPEGIEWPLDDKGEPSNRLELITSANGIAHENAHDALADVTALIAVTKLIKQKQPQLYDYLLKMRDKKAVQQLVNVDDKKPFVYASGRYDKEFAKTTVAFPLTTSRNGGVVVYDLRYDPIPFVGLSAEELTKKIFASWEERQAEDFVKLPVKELQYNRCPAVAPLGVLEQGDGWQKISLSTEIVQQHQNILLNHPDFAEKLRSIFENKPAFKKMPDPEAQLYDGFLHDRDRIRVEAVRNADERELADFHPEFQDERLASLLLHYKARNFPRSLSEDDLVQWEAWRAQHLQAQLPQFMASLQRLAPTATDEQQFILQELQLWAEAILPTED from the coding sequence ATGGCACAAACATTTTTCTTCTATGACCTCGAGACGAGTGGATTAAATCCGCGGCAAGACCGCATCATGCAGTTTGCTGGGCAGCGAACAGATATGAATCTCGAGCCGATTGGTGAGCCGTATAACCTGCTGGTGACGCTGAATGATGACACGTTGCCGAGTCCTGATGCACTAATGGTGACTGGCATCACACCGCAAAAAACGGTTGAAGAAGGTTACACCGAGGCGCAGTTTGCCCGGATGTTGAGCGAGGAGATTTTTACGCCGGACACCATCGCGGTTGGCTTCAATAATATTCGGTTTGACGACGAATTTATTCGTCATTTGTTGTGGCGTAATTTTCATGATCCGTACGAGTGGAGCTGGAAAGACGGTCGCTCGCGTTGGGATTTGCTGGATGTAGTTCGGCTGACTAGGGCACTGAGGCCGGAGGGAATCGAGTGGCCGCTTGATGACAAGGGTGAGCCAAGCAACCGCCTGGAATTGATCACTAGCGCCAACGGTATTGCGCATGAGAATGCTCACGACGCTCTAGCGGACGTGACAGCGCTGATTGCCGTGACGAAATTGATTAAGCAAAAGCAGCCACAGCTGTATGATTACTTGCTAAAAATGCGTGACAAAAAAGCAGTCCAACAGCTGGTCAACGTGGATGACAAAAAACCGTTTGTTTACGCTAGCGGGCGTTACGACAAAGAGTTCGCCAAAACCACGGTGGCCTTTCCACTGACGACCAGTCGAAACGGCGGTGTGGTCGTCTATGACTTGCGGTATGATCCGATACCGTTTGTTGGGCTGAGTGCGGAGGAATTAACAAAGAAAATCTTTGCGTCGTGGGAGGAGCGGCAGGCTGAGGATTTCGTCAAATTGCCAGTCAAAGAGTTGCAGTACAATCGCTGTCCGGCGGTGGCACCGCTGGGTGTGCTGGAGCAGGGCGATGGCTGGCAGAAAATTTCGCTTAGCACAGAAATTGTCCAACAGCATCAAAATATTTTGCTGAATCACCCAGATTTTGCCGAAAAATTGCGCAGTATTTTTGAAAATAAACCAGCCTTCAAAAAGATGCCCGATCCAGAAGCACAACTGTACGATGGCTTTTTGCATGACCGCGATCGTATCCGTGTCGAAGCGGTGCGCAATGCTGATGAGCGTGAACTAGCTGATTTTCATCCAGAATTCCAGGACGAGCGGCTGGCGTCACTACTGCTGCACTACAAAGCGCGCAACTTTCCGCGCTCGCTCAGCGAAGATGATTTAGTGCAATGGGAAGCATGGCGGGCTCAGCATCTGCAGGCGCAGCTACCGCAGTTTATGGCGTCTCTACAGCGGTTGGCGCCGACAGCGACTGACGAGCAGCAGTTTATCTTGCAGGAATTACAGCTATGGGCGGAGGCGATACTGCCCACTGAGGACTAA
- a CDS encoding sensor histidine kinase: protein MEIAGLIIAGVMSLVFGLMVVAHQPRQLATRFFFVLTVGIALWALGIAAFLATNVLAAALIYLRIYYIGAALIAAAMISVATHIGARRSAKYVPVTAWVLFSIVALMIIVRVDWLIAQVVLNDHTVVIHPIGYFVYMVYFILLFLAALIILAHQARRRSALLVRSQLRLISYAYGIAGSVGMIFNLLLPAVGRYDLIWIGPLSTFIFIPLAYLTIVKHRLFGLKDAAVRTIAYAMLLSLLTIVYYTATYSISAIVSAFSGHDIGGMPGFWGVLAALLLGFLFQPTKQFFDRLTDKLFYRQGYTIESFINEIGQILLHTMGLRLLTTRLAVCLTRLIKARQVIFAVYDNGRFRIFGSRGHTRPPQVDLAELVMQDQLEQLDDVAVVESLPEQLRRTMKLQKLAIVMTLSLQEDIVGFVLIGESQKNNYVERDLSMLRAVRGELAIAIKNAQSMEEVNELNAELQQRVEAATQELRMSNQQLQRLDEAKNEFISMASHQLRTPLTSIKGYLDMLLQGDLGPVRPTQKAVLREAFSSSERMVQLINDFLSISRLQTGTFTMNRQLANLGDIVQSEMALLKIVAKQHNITLSVHIDDDVPTLPIDAEKLRQVIMNMIDNAIFYSKERTTVKVSLCCDTREVVFTVEDQGIGVPKAEQSGVFGKFFRASNARKRRPDGTGVGLFLARKVVLEHGGAMIFASKENKGSTFGFRLPLDRTAANKKKVTSR from the coding sequence ATGGAGATAGCGGGGCTGATCATTGCCGGGGTAATGTCGCTGGTGTTTGGCCTCATGGTCGTGGCTCATCAACCACGCCAGCTGGCAACCCGGTTCTTTTTTGTGCTGACGGTTGGCATTGCGCTGTGGGCATTGGGTATCGCGGCGTTTTTAGCGACTAATGTGCTGGCGGCGGCACTGATATACCTGAGGATATATTACATCGGAGCAGCACTGATCGCGGCAGCCATGATCTCAGTGGCAACTCACATTGGTGCACGACGATCAGCGAAATACGTGCCAGTTACTGCTTGGGTACTATTTAGCATCGTCGCTTTGATGATTATCGTGCGAGTTGATTGGCTGATAGCGCAGGTGGTCTTGAATGATCATACGGTCGTGATTCATCCGATCGGCTATTTCGTCTATATGGTGTATTTCATACTGCTGTTTTTGGCGGCACTTATCATCCTCGCGCATCAGGCTCGTCGCCGCAGTGCGCTCTTGGTGCGCTCTCAGCTACGACTCATTTCCTATGCCTATGGCATTGCTGGCAGCGTAGGTATGATATTTAATTTACTGCTGCCGGCTGTTGGTCGCTATGACCTCATCTGGATTGGGCCGCTGAGCACCTTTATTTTTATACCGCTGGCGTATCTGACAATTGTCAAGCACCGTCTCTTTGGTTTGAAAGATGCGGCGGTGCGAACAATTGCGTACGCCATGCTGCTAAGCTTATTAACAATCGTATACTACACAGCGACCTATAGTATCTCGGCGATTGTCAGTGCGTTCAGCGGTCATGATATCGGCGGGATGCCAGGATTCTGGGGTGTGCTAGCGGCATTATTGTTAGGGTTTTTGTTTCAACCGACCAAGCAGTTTTTTGATCGCCTGACTGACAAGCTATTTTATCGACAGGGCTATACCATTGAAAGCTTTATCAACGAGATTGGGCAAATTTTGCTACATACGATGGGGCTGCGACTACTGACGACTCGGTTAGCGGTGTGCCTAACACGGCTTATCAAGGCGCGTCAGGTTATTTTTGCCGTGTATGATAATGGTCGCTTTCGGATATTTGGCTCACGTGGACACACTCGTCCGCCGCAGGTGGATCTAGCGGAGCTGGTAATGCAAGACCAGCTTGAGCAGCTCGATGACGTGGCGGTTGTCGAATCGCTGCCAGAGCAGTTACGGCGGACGATGAAACTACAAAAGCTGGCTATCGTCATGACATTGTCGCTACAGGAGGATATCGTTGGTTTTGTGCTGATCGGCGAAAGTCAGAAAAATAACTATGTCGAGCGCGATCTCTCGATGCTTCGGGCGGTGCGCGGTGAGCTGGCGATTGCCATTAAAAATGCTCAGTCGATGGAGGAGGTGAATGAGCTGAATGCCGAGCTGCAGCAGCGTGTCGAGGCGGCGACGCAGGAACTGCGGATGAGTAACCAGCAGCTACAGCGACTAGACGAGGCGAAGAATGAATTTATTTCTATGGCGTCGCATCAGCTGCGGACGCCACTAACCAGTATCAAGGGCTATCTCGACATGCTGCTCCAGGGTGATCTCGGCCCAGTTCGTCCGACCCAGAAGGCTGTTCTACGCGAGGCTTTTTCCTCGAGTGAGCGCATGGTACAACTGATCAATGACTTTCTCAGTATCTCTCGCTTACAGACCGGGACATTCACTATGAATCGTCAGCTGGCTAACCTCGGTGATATTGTACAAAGTGAAATGGCTCTGCTGAAGATCGTGGCCAAGCAGCATAACATCACTCTTTCGGTGCATATTGACGATGATGTTCCGACGTTGCCGATTGATGCCGAAAAACTCCGCCAAGTCATCATGAACATGATTGATAACGCGATCTTTTATTCTAAAGAACGAACGACGGTCAAGGTGTCGCTCTGTTGCGATACGCGGGAAGTGGTGTTTACGGTCGAAGACCAAGGCATCGGCGTGCCAAAAGCTGAGCAGTCTGGCGTGTTTGGTAAATTCTTTCGCGCCTCAAATGCTCGCAAGCGTCGTCCTGACGGCACGGGCGTTGGCTTGTTTTTGGCGCGTAAAGTCGTGCTGGAGCACGGCGGGGCGATGATTTTTGCCTCAAAAGAAAACAAGGGCAGCACGTTTGGTTTTCGTCTGCCACTTGATAGGACGGCCGCGAACAAGAAAAAGGTGACAAGTCGCTGA